The Amycolatopsis sp. DG1A-15b genome window below encodes:
- a CDS encoding nitroreductase family deazaflavin-dependent oxidoreductase, translating into MLFGDEHVRRYEETDGEVGHDWQEGVPTLVLTTKGRKTGQERKFALIYQEVDGNPVIVASKGGAPNHPGWYFNLVEHPEVGVQVKADKFTARARTAEGEERAKLWEKLAAVWPDYNEYAKKTDREIPVVVLERQ; encoded by the coding sequence ATGCTGTTCGGTGACGAGCACGTCCGCCGCTACGAGGAGACCGACGGCGAGGTCGGCCACGACTGGCAGGAAGGCGTCCCGACGCTGGTCTTGACCACCAAGGGCCGCAAGACCGGGCAGGAGCGCAAGTTCGCCCTGATCTACCAGGAAGTCGACGGAAACCCGGTGATCGTGGCCTCCAAGGGCGGCGCGCCGAACCACCCCGGCTGGTACTTCAACCTCGTCGAGCACCCCGAGGTCGGCGTGCAGGTCAAGGCGGACAAGTTCACCGCCCGCGCCCGCACGGCCGAGGGCGAGGAGCGCGCGAAGCTGTGGGAGAAGCTCGCCGCGGTCTGGCCGGACTACAACGAGTACGCCAAGAAGACCGACCGTGAGATCCCCGTCGTGGTGCTCGAGCGCCAGTGA
- a CDS encoding alpha/beta hydrolase, producing MTISGFSCERIPVGDAHLGVAHGGAGPPVVLLHGFPQTHLAWRHVARSLAHDHRVICPDLRGYGGSDKPPGDYSKRRMAADVVALARALGYERFALAGHDRGALVAFRAALDHPSAVSHLAVLDVIPAVDLWASLTGTDGVFAFHLFLLAHPPPLPERLLGAAPSEFFGHFLDGWTLDPAAIPPAVRAEYLAAASTPEAIAAVCADYRASATVDAEHDAADRAAGRRLAMPVAALWQRPAAELPFDPAAVWASWAPDLRTHVLDCGHFLPEERPEEVVEALRGLFAT from the coding sequence ATGACGATCTCCGGGTTCTCCTGCGAGCGGATTCCCGTCGGGGACGCGCACCTCGGCGTCGCGCACGGCGGCGCCGGGCCACCGGTGGTGCTGCTGCACGGCTTCCCGCAGACCCACCTCGCCTGGCGGCACGTGGCGCGGTCGCTGGCGCACGACCACCGGGTGATCTGCCCCGACCTGCGCGGCTACGGCGGCAGCGACAAACCGCCGGGCGACTACTCGAAGCGGCGCATGGCCGCGGACGTCGTCGCGCTGGCCCGCGCACTGGGGTACGAACGGTTCGCGCTGGCCGGGCACGACCGGGGCGCGCTGGTGGCGTTCCGGGCGGCGCTCGACCACCCCTCGGCGGTGAGTCACCTGGCGGTGCTCGACGTCATCCCGGCCGTGGACCTGTGGGCGTCGCTGACGGGCACCGACGGGGTGTTCGCGTTCCACCTCTTCCTGCTCGCCCACCCACCGCCGCTGCCGGAGCGGCTGCTCGGGGCGGCACCCTCGGAGTTCTTCGGGCACTTCCTGGACGGCTGGACGCTCGATCCGGCGGCGATCCCGCCGGCGGTCCGGGCGGAGTACCTGGCGGCGGCTTCGACGCCGGAGGCGATCGCCGCGGTGTGCGCGGACTACCGGGCGAGCGCGACGGTGGACGCGGAGCACGACGCGGCCGACCGCGCGGCCGGGCGGCGGCTGGCGATGCCCGTCGCGGCGCTGTGGCAGCGTCCGGCCGCCGAGCTGCCCTTCGACCCGGCGGCGGTGTGGGCTTCGTGGGCGCCCGATCTGCGGACGCACGTGCTGGACTGCGGGCACTTCCTGCCCGAGGAACGGCCGGAGGAGGTGGTCGAGGCGTTGCGCGGGCTCTTCGCCACGTGA
- a CDS encoding LacI family DNA-binding transcriptional regulator — MKARPHVTLEDVARSANVSLATASRVLNGTASVRADLRERVSAAAAELAYAPNAHAQALAGGTHRTVGVICHDVSDPYFAAIAGGVMRVATDNGLLVMLAGTFRDPDREVAYVSTLRAQRAAAILLIGSAFEDRAWERAMAAELEPYRRGGGQVAAVSRHRGLKIDTVQPDNKGGAAALAKELVGLGHKRFAVLAGPRRLSTVIDRLAGFSAELASHGIELREDDVVEAAFSRDGGYEATKRLLAGRKRKLPTCLFAVTDVMAIGALTALREEGLSVPGDISVAGFDDIPVVRDLAPALTTVRLPLEELGERAMDMAIKGSAGGRPRTIRLSGEVVLRESTGRPKR; from the coding sequence ATGAAGGCCCGGCCGCACGTGACACTGGAAGACGTGGCACGCAGCGCGAACGTCTCGCTCGCGACGGCGTCGCGGGTGCTCAACGGCACCGCGTCCGTCCGTGCCGACCTGCGGGAGCGGGTGTCCGCCGCCGCGGCCGAGCTGGCCTACGCCCCCAACGCGCACGCACAGGCTCTCGCCGGCGGCACCCACCGCACGGTCGGCGTGATCTGCCACGACGTCAGCGACCCGTACTTCGCGGCCATCGCGGGCGGGGTGATGCGGGTGGCCACCGACAACGGGCTGCTCGTCATGCTCGCCGGCACGTTCCGCGATCCGGACCGCGAGGTCGCCTACGTCTCGACGCTGCGCGCGCAGCGGGCCGCGGCCATCCTGCTCATCGGCTCGGCCTTCGAGGACCGGGCGTGGGAACGCGCGATGGCCGCTGAGCTCGAGCCCTACCGCCGCGGCGGCGGCCAGGTCGCGGCGGTCAGCCGGCACCGCGGGCTCAAGATCGACACCGTGCAGCCGGACAACAAGGGCGGCGCCGCGGCGCTGGCGAAGGAACTGGTCGGCCTCGGCCACAAGCGGTTCGCCGTGCTGGCCGGGCCGCGGCGGCTGAGCACGGTGATCGACCGGCTGGCCGGCTTTTCCGCCGAGCTCGCCTCGCACGGCATCGAACTGCGCGAAGACGACGTCGTCGAGGCCGCGTTCAGCCGCGACGGCGGCTACGAGGCGACGAAGCGGCTGCTCGCCGGCCGCAAGCGCAAGCTGCCGACCTGCCTGTTCGCCGTCACCGACGTGATGGCGATCGGCGCGCTGACGGCGTTGCGCGAGGAAGGCCTGTCCGTGCCCGGCGACATCTCGGTGGCCGGCTTCGACGACATCCCGGTGGTCCGCGACCTGGCCCCGGCGCTGACCACCGTGCGGCTGCCGCTGGAAGAGCTCGGCGAACGCGCGATGGACATGGCGATCAAGGGCTCCGCGGGTGGCCGGCCGCGGACGATCCGGCTGTCCGGCGAAGTCGTCCTGCGCGAAAGCACCGGACGCCCCAAGCGCTGA
- a CDS encoding lysophospholipid acyltransferase family protein produces the protein MTPMDRWTALDFEGELLTRRRMIAYGRRFARAGRGAWYSFAIEVVWQFLVQTTRFRVRGARHIPKTGGVLVASNHLSFADPTTLTAFCLAAGRVPRYLAKASLWKLPVVGRVMRSGRHIPVYRGAATAAEAYRDLVASVRAGECVAIFPEGTFSNDPDGWPMRGKTGVVRAALETGAPVIPVANWGTHHLLPSTAKLPRGLPRKTVELVAGPPVDLSDLVGRELTRAVLEEATARIMAAITELLVSIRGEEPSVAA, from the coding sequence ATGACACCCATGGACCGCTGGACCGCCCTGGACTTCGAAGGTGAGCTGCTCACCCGGCGCCGGATGATCGCCTACGGCCGGCGCTTCGCCCGCGCCGGCCGTGGCGCCTGGTACAGCTTCGCCATCGAGGTGGTCTGGCAGTTCCTCGTCCAGACCACCCGCTTCCGCGTCCGGGGCGCGCGGCACATCCCGAAGACCGGCGGCGTGCTGGTGGCGTCGAACCACCTGTCGTTCGCCGACCCGACGACGCTCACCGCGTTCTGCCTCGCCGCCGGCCGCGTCCCGCGTTACCTGGCGAAGGCGTCGCTGTGGAAGCTGCCGGTGGTCGGTCGCGTGATGCGTTCGGGACGCCACATCCCGGTCTACCGCGGCGCGGCGACGGCCGCGGAGGCCTACCGCGACCTGGTGGCGTCCGTGCGGGCGGGCGAGTGCGTCGCGATCTTCCCCGAAGGCACCTTCTCGAACGACCCGGACGGCTGGCCGATGCGCGGCAAGACCGGCGTCGTGCGGGCGGCCCTGGAGACCGGGGCCCCGGTGATCCCGGTGGCCAACTGGGGGACCCACCACCTGCTGCCGTCGACGGCGAAGCTGCCGCGCGGGCTGCCGCGCAAGACCGTGGAGCTGGTCGCCGGGCCGCCGGTCGACCTCTCCGACCTCGTCGGCCGCGAACTGACCCGCGCGGTGCTGGAGGAGGCGACGGCGCGGATCATGGCCGCGATCACCGAGCTGCTGGTGTCGATCCGCGGCGAGGAGCCGTCGGTCGCTGCCTAA